Proteins encoded within one genomic window of Pseudalkalibacillus sp. SCS-8:
- a CDS encoding tetraprenyl-beta-curcumene synthase family protein, producing MTVPSQPWSLMKKIYKQVLPYVHEELNFWKKRAEHIPNDELRTQALESIGSKTFHCEGGGIYSLLAADAEWRGEVIRFIVAYQTISDYLDNLCDRSTSLDPEDFALLHRSMEHALTPGASLENYYALREDQNDGGYLHDLVQVCQQALSKLPSYEQIANALIELEEHYSNLQIHKHVVHDERVPRLQQWHKDNEAQLPPMSWYEFSACAGSTIGIFCLVSYATNEDISPDLVRNIKDGYFPWIQGLHIMMDYLIDQEEDKAGGDLNFCFYYETKEEMMNRLLHFFNKADEAAKALPHSRFHSLITRGLLGMYSTDTKVKNQPVVQSVFKKLMRAGGFPAYYFYWNSYVYRKVKTS from the coding sequence ATGACCGTCCCATCTCAACCTTGGTCGTTAATGAAAAAAATTTATAAACAGGTTCTCCCATATGTCCATGAGGAATTGAATTTCTGGAAAAAGAGGGCTGAGCATATTCCGAATGATGAACTTAGGACACAAGCCTTAGAAAGTATAGGGTCGAAAACGTTCCATTGTGAGGGAGGCGGAATTTATTCGTTATTAGCAGCGGATGCAGAGTGGAGAGGTGAAGTCATCCGCTTCATCGTTGCTTATCAGACGATCAGCGATTATTTGGACAACCTATGTGATCGTAGTACATCATTGGACCCGGAGGATTTTGCGCTATTACACCGGTCGATGGAACATGCTCTGACACCTGGTGCTTCTCTTGAGAATTACTATGCTCTTCGAGAAGATCAGAATGATGGCGGATATCTCCATGACCTTGTCCAGGTGTGTCAGCAGGCTTTATCAAAGCTTCCGAGTTATGAGCAGATTGCAAATGCATTGATTGAGCTAGAGGAGCACTACAGTAACCTGCAAATACATAAACATGTCGTCCATGATGAACGTGTTCCCCGATTGCAGCAATGGCATAAGGATAATGAAGCACAGCTCCCTCCGATGAGCTGGTATGAATTTTCTGCGTGTGCGGGTTCAACGATCGGCATTTTCTGCCTCGTTTCCTATGCGACGAATGAGGACATTTCACCAGATTTAGTAAGGAATATAAAAGACGGGTACTTCCCATGGATTCAAGGCCTTCACATCATGATGGATTATCTGATCGATCAAGAAGAGGACAAGGCGGGAGGAGATCTCAACTTCTGTTTCTATTATGAAACGAAAGAAGAAATGATGAATCGCCTTCTTCACTTTTTTAATAAAGCGGATGAAGCAGCAAAAGCTTTGCCACATTCCAGATTTCATTCGTTGATAACGAGAGGGTTGCTCGGAATGTATTCAACGGATACAAAGGTGAAAAATCAACCAGTTGTACAAAGTGTATTCAAAAAGCTGATGCGTGCGGGTGGATTCCCAGCATACTACTTCTACTGGAACAGCTACGTTTATCGTAAAGTAAAAACATCTTGA
- a CDS encoding gamma carbonic anhydrase family protein — MIYPYKGSEPDIDPSVYVADGVMISGDVKIDAQSSVWFNTVIRGDVAPTFIGKRVNIQDLSMLHQSPNVPLIIEDDVTVGHQVTLHSCTIKKKALIGMGSLILDGAEIGEGAFIGAGSLVPPGKKIPPNTVAFGRPAKVVRELNDQDLQEMERIRTEYVERGQYYKSLKR, encoded by the coding sequence TTGATCTACCCTTATAAAGGTTCAGAGCCTGATATTGACCCTTCCGTGTACGTTGCGGATGGCGTAATGATATCTGGCGATGTGAAAATTGACGCCCAATCATCTGTCTGGTTCAATACGGTAATCCGTGGCGACGTAGCCCCGACTTTTATCGGCAAGCGCGTCAATATCCAGGATCTATCGATGCTCCACCAAAGTCCGAATGTACCCCTGATCATTGAGGATGATGTAACGGTCGGACACCAGGTTACATTACATAGCTGTACCATCAAAAAAAAGGCTTTGATCGGTATGGGCTCACTCATCCTTGATGGTGCCGAAATCGGAGAAGGTGCCTTCATCGGCGCAGGAAGCCTTGTACCCCCTGGTAAAAAAATCCCCCCTAACACTGTTGCTTTCGGACGTCCTGCAAAAGTAGTGCGGGAATTGAATGACCAGGATTTACAAGAGATGGAGCGCATCCGTACTGAATATGTAGAACGTGGTCAATATTATAAATCGCTTAAGCGTTGA
- the metK gene encoding methionine adenosyltransferase yields the protein MSKSRRLFTSESVTEGHPDKICDQISDAILDEILSSDPNARVACETSVNTGLVLVAGEITTSTYVDIPKIVRETVKGIGYTRAKYGFDYETCAVLTSIDEQSADIAQGVNQALEAREGTISDEEIEAIGAGDQGLMFGFACNETSELMPLPISLSHKLSRRLTEVRKNEVVPYLRPDGKTQVTVEYDEDDKPVRVDTVVISTQHHPEVTLEQIKRDLKEHVINPVVPAELIDEDTKYFINPTGRFVIGGPQGDAGLTGRKIIVDTYGGYARHGGGAFSGKDPTKVDRSAAYAARYVAKNIVAAGLAEKCEVQLAYAIGVAQPVSISIDTFETGTVAEARLVELVRENFDLRPAGIIKMLDLRRPIYKQTAAYGHFGRTDIDLPWERTDKAEILKNNA from the coding sequence ATGTCAAAAAGCAGACGTCTATTTACTTCTGAGTCCGTTACAGAAGGCCATCCGGATAAAATCTGTGACCAGATTTCGGATGCGATCTTGGACGAAATTCTATCAAGTGACCCGAATGCCCGGGTTGCGTGTGAAACATCTGTCAACACAGGTCTTGTCCTTGTTGCAGGTGAAATTACCACTTCTACTTACGTCGATATTCCGAAGATCGTTCGTGAAACGGTAAAAGGAATCGGATATACGCGGGCGAAGTACGGCTTCGACTATGAAACTTGTGCGGTCTTGACATCCATTGATGAACAGTCTGCTGATATCGCACAAGGTGTCAACCAAGCACTCGAAGCTCGTGAAGGAACAATCTCTGATGAAGAGATTGAAGCAATCGGTGCTGGTGACCAAGGGTTGATGTTCGGATTTGCTTGTAACGAAACATCTGAACTCATGCCGTTACCAATTTCTTTATCCCATAAGTTGAGTCGTCGTCTGACTGAGGTACGTAAGAACGAAGTCGTACCATACCTTCGTCCTGACGGAAAGACACAGGTCACTGTTGAATATGATGAAGATGATAAGCCTGTCCGTGTAGATACGGTTGTCATTTCAACTCAACACCATCCAGAAGTGACACTTGAGCAAATCAAACGTGATTTGAAAGAGCATGTTATCAATCCAGTCGTTCCGGCTGAATTGATTGATGAAGATACAAAATACTTCATCAACCCGACTGGCCGTTTCGTTATCGGTGGACCACAAGGGGATGCAGGACTGACTGGACGTAAGATCATCGTTGACACGTACGGCGGATATGCACGTCACGGCGGTGGAGCATTCTCAGGTAAGGATCCGACGAAAGTGGACCGTTCTGCTGCGTATGCTGCTCGTTATGTCGCGAAGAATATCGTAGCTGCTGGTCTTGCTGAGAAGTGTGAAGTTCAATTGGCTTATGCAATCGGTGTAGCTCAGCCTGTATCCATTTCAATCGATACATTCGAGACTGGTACTGTAGCGGAAGCAAGACTTGTTGAGCTTGTTCGAGAGAACTTTGATCTCCGCCCAGCAGGTATTATCAAGATGCTAGATCTACGTCGTCCAATCTACAAGCAGACAGCTGCTTATGGACATTTCGGACGTACAGATATCGACCTTCCATGGGAGCGTACGGACAAAGCAGAAATACTGAAGAACAACGCATAA
- a CDS encoding alpha/beta hydrolase, whose protein sequence is MWIWEAKEDAKAIIVMVHGAGEHHGRYEWLCSQWVSKGFHVVMGDLPGQGLTRRNRGHIHSFDEYIETIESWVDAAKAFDLPIYLFGHSMGGLAVIRAVTEKDMPLAAVLLSSPALGIVEKPPVLLDSVSRVINKIYPSLRLRSSRGGPPKGTRSEDVLKRDAEDALLVRKVSIRWYRELMNAMKQAFQSVHRFPDIPLLVVQGGNDLIVDKQEVREWFNSLDIMEKAYKEWPALYHEVLNDPERELVFEYIHQYVELNLVIRQNSHKE, encoded by the coding sequence ATGTGGATATGGGAAGCGAAAGAAGATGCAAAAGCAATCATCGTCATGGTCCATGGGGCAGGCGAACATCACGGAAGATATGAATGGCTTTGTTCCCAATGGGTATCCAAAGGATTTCATGTTGTTATGGGGGATTTGCCAGGTCAAGGATTAACGAGAAGGAATAGAGGCCATATTCATTCCTTTGACGAATATATAGAAACCATTGAATCTTGGGTGGATGCGGCAAAAGCTTTCGATCTGCCGATTTACTTGTTTGGCCATAGCATGGGTGGATTGGCGGTCATTCGGGCTGTTACTGAAAAGGATATGCCGCTTGCAGCTGTCCTATTATCCTCTCCTGCTTTAGGTATCGTTGAAAAACCACCTGTACTGCTGGATTCGGTATCTAGAGTAATTAACAAAATCTATCCGAGTCTCCGTTTACGTTCAAGTCGAGGTGGTCCGCCGAAAGGGACGAGATCAGAAGACGTATTGAAGCGCGATGCTGAAGATGCATTGCTGGTTAGGAAGGTGTCGATCCGCTGGTACCGTGAGCTGATGAATGCGATGAAACAAGCATTCCAATCCGTGCACCGTTTTCCTGACATTCCTCTATTAGTCGTGCAGGGTGGAAATGATCTGATTGTCGATAAACAGGAAGTGCGTGAATGGTTCAACAGCTTGGATATAATGGAGAAAGCTTATAAGGAATGGCCGGCATTATATCATGAAGTGCTCAATGATCCAGAAAGAGAGCTCGTTTTCGAATATATTCATCAGTATGTCGAATTGAATCTTGTGATCAGACAAAACAGTCATAAGGAGTGA
- a CDS encoding VOC family protein: MYEQIHHVSLEVRKLKRARAFYEKVLQFEISPERPDFEFDGIWYSLGGTQLHLIVNKSLSEEEKPTLNSRSSHFAVRVRSIDDLIERLERAGCTYLDKPASKTGWHQVFVQDPDGNIIEFNA, translated from the coding sequence GTGTATGAGCAAATTCACCATGTATCATTAGAAGTGAGAAAGCTGAAGAGGGCAAGAGCTTTTTACGAAAAAGTCCTACAATTCGAGATCAGTCCTGAAAGGCCGGACTTCGAGTTTGATGGCATTTGGTATTCGCTAGGAGGAACACAGCTCCACTTGATTGTGAATAAATCTCTATCTGAAGAAGAGAAACCGACATTGAATAGTAGAAGCTCTCATTTTGCAGTCCGGGTCCGATCGATTGATGACCTGATTGAACGACTTGAACGAGCAGGTTGTACATATTTAGATAAACCAGCCAGTAAAACCGGCTGGCATCAAGTTTTTGTACAGGATCCAGATGGAAATATCATAGAATTCAACGCTTAA
- a CDS encoding phosphatase PAP2 family protein translates to MSRVIGWLHERECSLFHWVNNKCQHTFFGKYFMTVTHAGGATGSIVMCLLLMSLNDGELRMIGFQCLLALAISHLPVQVSKKLYPRKRPYQVLPNTITISKLLKDHSFPSGHTTAIFSVVTPLVLWNPLFAVLFIPLSLSVAISRIYLGLHYPSDVFAGMLLGIGSGLLVSSIL, encoded by the coding sequence TTGTCTAGAGTAATCGGATGGCTTCACGAACGGGAATGCTCACTTTTTCATTGGGTGAACAATAAGTGTCAGCATACCTTCTTCGGTAAATACTTCATGACAGTGACGCATGCCGGAGGTGCAACAGGATCGATCGTGATGTGCTTGCTTTTGATGAGCTTGAACGATGGAGAATTAAGGATGATCGGCTTCCAATGCTTACTTGCGCTTGCCATCAGCCACCTCCCAGTACAGGTGAGTAAAAAGCTCTATCCACGTAAACGACCATATCAGGTACTTCCGAATACGATCACGATTTCAAAGCTGTTGAAGGATCATTCATTTCCTTCTGGCCATACGACAGCAATCTTTTCGGTCGTTACACCTCTTGTCCTATGGAATCCACTTTTTGCTGTCCTTTTCATCCCGTTATCTCTGTCTGTCGCAATCTCCAGAATCTATCTCGGTCTGCATTATCCATCTGATGTGTTTGCAGGCATGCTTTTAGGTATTGGAAGTGGGCTGCTCGTCTCTTCCATTCTATGA
- a CDS encoding TIGR01212 family radical SAM protein (This family includes YhcC from E. coli K-12, an uncharacterized radical SAM protein.): protein MSIPSHFGDKRYFTWNKHLKEHFGEKIIKVPIDGGFDCPNRDGTVASGGCTFCSQSGSGDFAGDRRDDLVKQFHTIKERMHRKWKNGKYIGYFQAFTNTHAPVEELREKFEVILEQEGVVGLAIATRPDCLPDDVVEYLAELNERTYLWIELGLQTVHEETAQLINRAHDYACYVKGVNKLRKHGIRVCSHIINGLPQETPEMMMETAREVAKLDVQGIKIHLLHLLKKTPMVKQYEKGLVEFLDFDTYIKLVCDQLEILPPDMMVHRLTGDGPAELMIGPMWSLNKWNVLNSIEAELESRGSFQGKFYQPTEVTAP from the coding sequence ATGTCGATACCTTCTCATTTTGGAGATAAACGCTATTTTACTTGGAATAAACATTTAAAGGAGCATTTTGGTGAAAAGATCATCAAGGTTCCGATTGATGGTGGTTTTGATTGTCCGAATCGTGACGGTACTGTTGCATCGGGTGGTTGCACCTTTTGCTCTCAGAGTGGATCGGGTGATTTTGCAGGAGACAGGCGTGATGATCTGGTGAAGCAATTTCATACGATTAAGGAACGGATGCACAGGAAATGGAAAAACGGAAAATACATCGGGTATTTTCAAGCGTTCACCAATACACATGCCCCTGTTGAAGAATTGCGAGAGAAGTTCGAAGTGATTCTGGAGCAGGAAGGCGTCGTCGGGCTCGCTATTGCAACACGTCCCGATTGTCTGCCGGACGATGTCGTCGAATACCTAGCTGAGCTGAACGAGCGCACGTACCTTTGGATCGAGCTCGGATTACAGACGGTCCATGAAGAAACAGCACAGCTGATCAACCGTGCACACGATTATGCATGCTACGTTAAGGGAGTGAATAAGCTTCGGAAACACGGCATTCGCGTGTGCTCCCATATCATTAATGGGCTTCCACAGGAAACGCCTGAAATGATGATGGAAACCGCACGGGAAGTCGCTAAGCTCGATGTCCAAGGCATCAAAATCCATCTATTACATCTTTTAAAAAAGACGCCGATGGTCAAGCAGTATGAAAAAGGGCTTGTCGAGTTTCTTGATTTTGACACGTATATCAAGCTCGTCTGCGACCAACTTGAAATCCTCCCGCCCGACATGATGGTCCATCGCCTTACTGGCGACGGTCCAGCTGAGTTGATGATCGGACCAATGTGGAGCTTAAACAAATGGAATGTATTGAATTCGATTGAAGCTGAGCTTGAAAGCCGCGGCAGCTTTCAAGGGAAATTTTATCAGCCTACTGAGGTGACAGCTCCATGA
- a CDS encoding alpha/beta hydrolase family protein, whose translation MFESNRIEDVQRFPSPHPGIKLYVITYKSQDFLVKGLLAQPVSEEALPGLLYLRGGIKQVGKVRIARIIQFASQGFVVFAPHYRGNEGGEGQEDFCGEDRHDAFSALRILDDLPFVDSSSLHVFGFSRGGAMALFTAGYYPDIIRSVVVWGGVSDMKLTYEERKGLRKMLKRVVGGSVYKYPDRYEWRTPLSEVPRFEAPVLIIHGIYDENVSFEHARLLERKLYEHDKRYETWYIEDDHHFTPEKKLQVTRDLCSWMKKQR comes from the coding sequence ATGTTTGAGTCGAATCGGATCGAGGATGTGCAACGTTTTCCGTCACCACATCCTGGAATAAAATTATATGTAATCACGTATAAAAGCCAGGATTTTCTTGTGAAGGGTTTACTGGCTCAACCTGTTTCAGAAGAAGCTCTACCAGGACTTTTGTATCTCAGAGGAGGGATCAAGCAGGTTGGGAAGGTGAGGATAGCGCGGATCATCCAATTTGCCTCCCAGGGCTTTGTCGTCTTCGCCCCTCATTACAGGGGGAATGAGGGAGGGGAAGGGCAGGAGGATTTTTGCGGCGAGGATCGGCATGATGCTTTTTCGGCACTGCGTATTTTGGATGATCTTCCTTTCGTGGATTCATCCTCTTTACATGTATTCGGTTTTTCGAGGGGAGGCGCAATGGCGCTTTTCACCGCGGGATATTACCCTGACATTATCCGTTCAGTTGTCGTATGGGGCGGTGTTTCGGATATGAAGCTTACGTATGAGGAACGGAAAGGACTACGAAAAATGTTGAAGCGGGTTGTCGGAGGGTCCGTTTACAAGTATCCAGATCGATATGAATGGCGTACACCACTTAGCGAAGTGCCACGATTTGAAGCTCCGGTTCTGATCATTCATGGCATCTATGATGAAAATGTGTCCTTTGAACACGCGCGTTTGCTGGAAAGGAAGCTGTACGAGCATGATAAACGGTATGAAACCTGGTACATCGAAGACGACCATCATTTCACCCCTGAAAAGAAGCTTCAAGTAACCCGGGATCTGTGCAGCTGGATGAAAAAACAACGATAA
- a CDS encoding glycosyltransferase family 1 protein has protein sequence MKIALFSDTYYPQVNGVANTLHRLVSYWERQGIDCKVIVPKSGTTEDLYASQTHSLPSMRFLLYKECRVALPYNRGVTQELLAFQPDLIHVATPFSTGLFGMNHGKKYGVPMVASYHTNFDHYLSYYHLQWATNWLWKYLHWFHSNFDQTYVPSHDTLDHLTKKGFDKLSIWGRGVDTALYHPGRCSDEFKKKYNIPGTHLLLTYVGRLAPEKDIETFINIIRTFPKEWQDQVSWMIVGEGPSEEVMKETLHSYSNVRFTGYLRGEELSQAYRASDLFIFPSPTETFGNVVLESMACGTPVIGADSGGVRTIIQDGTNGYLVTPGRSQAFIDRILFLLKHPKILKRFGKMSREYALSQSWNTIFAKLTKEYMEIAERKKRIHSAS, from the coding sequence ATGAAAATCGCACTCTTTTCTGATACGTATTACCCGCAAGTCAATGGCGTTGCTAACACGTTACATCGATTGGTCAGCTATTGGGAACGACAAGGGATTGACTGTAAAGTGATCGTTCCAAAATCCGGTACCACTGAGGACCTTTATGCCTCTCAGACACATTCGTTGCCAAGCATGCGCTTCCTCTTATACAAGGAATGCCGTGTCGCACTTCCTTACAACCGCGGCGTTACCCAAGAACTGTTGGCGTTTCAGCCTGATTTAATCCATGTCGCTACTCCGTTTTCTACTGGGCTTTTTGGAATGAATCACGGTAAAAAATATGGCGTGCCTATGGTTGCTTCCTATCACACCAATTTCGATCATTACCTTTCGTATTATCACTTACAATGGGCGACGAACTGGTTATGGAAATACTTGCACTGGTTCCATTCCAATTTCGATCAGACTTATGTCCCCTCTCATGACACACTTGATCATCTGACCAAAAAAGGGTTCGACAAGCTTTCGATTTGGGGGCGAGGTGTCGATACAGCACTCTATCACCCTGGTCGTTGTTCGGATGAATTCAAAAAGAAATACAACATTCCGGGGACTCATCTCTTGCTAACTTACGTAGGCAGATTAGCGCCTGAGAAAGACATCGAAACGTTCATCAACATCATTCGAACCTTTCCTAAGGAATGGCAGGATCAGGTGAGTTGGATGATCGTCGGCGAGGGACCGAGTGAAGAAGTCATGAAGGAAACGTTACACTCCTATTCAAATGTACGATTTACAGGATATTTGAGAGGGGAGGAACTTTCACAGGCTTATCGTGCATCTGATCTATTCATCTTCCCTTCCCCTACAGAAACGTTTGGGAACGTCGTATTGGAATCCATGGCTTGTGGTACCCCTGTCATCGGTGCAGATTCCGGTGGCGTGCGAACCATCATCCAGGATGGCACGAATGGATATCTCGTGACCCCCGGCCGCTCTCAAGCCTTCATTGATCGAATCTTATTTCTATTGAAGCATCCGAAAATCTTGAAACGATTTGGGAAGATGTCTCGTGAATATGCTCTAAGTCAATCATGGAATACCATTTTTGCAAAGTTGACGAAGGAGTATATGGAGATCGCTGAACGCAAAAAGAGAATTCATTCGGCATCATAA
- the pckA gene encoding phosphoenolpyruvate carboxykinase (ATP): MNTAQFTSLTDELISKSTTHKNLPTPTLVEKAIFRGEGVLSSTGALQVETGKYTGRSPKDKYIVMEPSVKDKIDWGSVNQPIEEEKFNNLYKKVIEYLTKKDETFVFEGFAGADKAYQLPLQVINEYAWHNLFARQLFIRPNESDLNGFTPEFQVISAPGFQADPAVDGTNSETFIIISFEKRVVLIGGTEYAGEIKKSIFSVMNYILPEKDILSMHCSANVGQEGDVALFFGLSGTGKTTLSADPNRRLIGDDEHGWANNGVFNIEGGCYAKCINLSKEKEPQIWNAIKFGTVLENVVSDEETRVVDYDNTTLTENTRAAYPIDAIPNVIMPSVAGNPNTIIFLTADAFGVLPPISKLTKEQAMYHFLSGYTSKLAGTERGVTSPQATFSTCFGSPFLPLHAERYAKMLGEKIAQHDVDVYLVNTGWSGGEYGVGKRMNLSYTRAMVQAALEGELRSTETVKDPFFGLHIPTRCPGVPGEVLQPRKTWTDQNAYDEKAKELALKFKENFNKFPNVSEEIKKAGPLV, translated from the coding sequence ATGAATACGGCACAATTTACATCTTTAACTGATGAACTTATAAGTAAATCTACAACTCATAAGAACTTACCTACACCAACATTGGTCGAAAAAGCGATCTTTCGTGGAGAAGGTGTCCTATCCTCAACTGGTGCTCTCCAAGTTGAGACAGGAAAATATACAGGACGTTCCCCGAAAGACAAATATATCGTCATGGAACCTTCAGTAAAAGATAAGATTGACTGGGGATCTGTCAATCAACCGATTGAAGAAGAGAAATTCAATAATTTATATAAAAAAGTGATCGAATACTTAACAAAAAAGGATGAGACTTTCGTATTTGAAGGATTTGCGGGAGCAGATAAGGCATACCAGCTTCCTTTACAAGTCATCAACGAATACGCTTGGCACAACCTTTTTGCCAGACAGCTTTTCATACGCCCAAATGAAAGCGATTTAAATGGCTTCACACCAGAATTCCAGGTCATTTCTGCACCAGGATTCCAGGCTGATCCGGCTGTTGATGGAACAAACTCAGAAACCTTCATCATCATCTCATTCGAAAAGCGTGTCGTCTTGATCGGTGGTACAGAATATGCTGGAGAAATCAAGAAGTCAATCTTTTCAGTCATGAACTACATCCTGCCTGAAAAAGACATCCTATCCATGCACTGTTCAGCTAATGTCGGGCAAGAAGGCGATGTGGCTTTATTCTTCGGTTTAAGCGGAACAGGTAAAACGACACTTTCTGCTGATCCTAACCGACGTCTGATCGGTGACGACGAACACGGTTGGGCAAACAACGGTGTCTTCAACATTGAAGGCGGCTGCTATGCTAAGTGCATCAACCTCTCTAAAGAAAAAGAACCACAAATCTGGAATGCAATCAAATTCGGCACTGTTCTCGAGAACGTCGTATCAGATGAAGAAACGAGAGTCGTTGATTATGATAATACGACTTTGACGGAGAATACCCGTGCCGCTTATCCGATTGATGCGATTCCAAATGTAATCATGCCGAGTGTGGCAGGAAACCCGAACACGATTATTTTCTTGACTGCAGATGCTTTCGGTGTCCTTCCTCCAATCAGCAAACTTACGAAGGAACAAGCAATGTACCACTTCCTATCTGGATATACAAGTAAGCTTGCAGGTACGGAGCGAGGCGTCACAAGCCCGCAGGCAACATTCTCAACATGCTTCGGTTCACCATTCCTTCCGCTGCATGCTGAACGTTATGCAAAAATGCTTGGTGAAAAGATCGCCCAGCATGATGTCGACGTTTATCTCGTGAACACTGGCTGGTCTGGCGGTGAGTATGGTGTGGGTAAACGTATGAATTTATCCTACACGCGTGCAATGGTCCAGGCTGCTCTTGAAGGGGAGCTACGCTCTACGGAAACGGTGAAGGATCCATTCTTCGGATTGCATATTCCGACTCGTTGTCCGGGTGTCCCTGGTGAAGTCCTTCAACCGAGAAAAACATGGACAGATCAGAATGCTTATGACGAAAAAGCGAAAGAACTCGCATTGAAGTTCAAAGAAAACTTCAACAAGTTCCCGAATGTTAGCGAAGAAATCAAAAAGGCTGGACCACTCGTATAA
- a CDS encoding class I SAM-dependent methyltransferase, which translates to MNLSRVLPYAKELLEKVIEPGGVAVDATVGNGHDTLFLAKLVGENGRVYGFDIQEQAIEKTLERLKDEGMADRAEIHLRSHADIKQVVPQEKHGQIHAAVFNLGYLPGSDKEVITKPDSTLNAIEGLLDILKPGGLIVLVVYYGHEGGNEEKEALMTYLHELDQTKAHVLQYQFLNQKNNPPFLIAIEKR; encoded by the coding sequence ATGAATCTAAGCCGAGTATTGCCCTATGCGAAAGAGTTACTGGAAAAGGTTATAGAGCCTGGTGGTGTTGCAGTCGATGCAACTGTCGGAAACGGGCATGACACATTGTTTTTAGCAAAATTGGTTGGTGAAAACGGTCGTGTCTACGGCTTTGACATCCAAGAACAGGCCATTGAGAAGACGCTTGAACGGTTGAAGGATGAAGGGATGGCGGATCGCGCGGAAATCCATTTGAGAAGTCATGCAGACATCAAGCAGGTTGTGCCTCAAGAAAAGCACGGTCAAATCCATGCTGCGGTATTCAACCTCGGTTACCTACCGGGAAGCGATAAAGAAGTCATTACCAAGCCTGACTCCACTTTAAACGCGATTGAAGGATTGCTAGACATTTTAAAGCCAGGTGGATTGATTGTCCTCGTCGTCTATTACGGCCATGAAGGTGGTAACGAAGAGAAAGAGGCACTCATGACCTATTTACACGAGCTCGATCAAACGAAAGCCCACGTCCTGCAATATCAATTTCTCAATCAGAAAAACAATCCTCCGTTCCTCATCGCCATAGAAAAAAGGTAA